GCAGGCAATATCACCCTTTTCGGTATGCACGGTCCATGTGCCGTCGTCCTGCTGTGTCACACCGGTTGCCGGGCAGAATCGGATAATCTTTTGCCCCATATCCCGCGCTCCCTTGGCCAGAGCCTGAGTCAGCTGCGCCGGGTCAATGTCACCATCGGTCGGGTCATACAGAACGCCTTCAAGATCATGGGTCTCCAGGAAAGGATAGCGTTCCTTGGCCTCTTCCGGAGTCCACATCTCCATCGGGATGCCTTGATAGCGGCCCATGGACATGGCCCGTTCGAATTCCTGCATCCGCTCCTTGCTGTGCGCCAGACGAATTGACCCAGAAACGTGGTAGTTCATCGGATAGTCGACCTCGTCCGCGAGGCGCGAATACAGTTCGGTCGAATAGCGCTGCATGTTCATGATCGCCCACGAGGTCGAAAACGTCGGAACGTTACCCGCCGCGTGCCATGTCGAGCCTGCGGTCAGTTCGTTCTTTTCCAGCAGAACACAATCCGTCCAGCCCTTCTTGGCCAGATGATACAGCGATGAACAGCCCACAACGCCGCCGCCGATGATGACCACACGGGCCTTGTTTGGAAAATCACTCATGTGTTTGGTTCCCTATTAGTGTGCCCGCTGGGGCAGGTCGTCTTTGATGTCATAGTAATCGCCCTTGTCTGCCACAAAGATGTGCTGGGCGAGTTTCAACCCGGTCGGCTCATCCAATGAGCCCACGGAAATTGCGATCGTGTCCTCGTCATTGTGCTGCCAGAAGAGGAACGAGCCACAAGCGCGGCAAAATCCGCGCTTGGCAATGTCAGAGGCGCGATACCAGCCCAGCGTTTCGCTGGTGGTAAAGCGGAGATTGTCCTGATGCGTAACGGTCGAGGCCCACAGATGACCCGACTGTTTGCGACACTGCCCGCAATGGCAGGCATTTGGTGGCGTGAGGTCTCCGTCAACAACAAAAGCGACCGCGCCGCACAGGCAGGAACCGGTATGCATGTCTTTATCCCCTCGCTGTCGGCGTCGAACTGGCACCCAGCAAAACGCCATAAATGATGAAACAGGTCGCCATCACGCGGCGTACCCAGATATTGAACACCGCCCCCAACGCAGCCTTGCCCATCAGCGCCCCCAGCGAGGTGAACCCGGTATAGCTGAGCGTCGTGATGACCAGTGCCGTCGGCATGATCACCGCCATCTGCTGCCAGATGGGTACATTCGGCTGCACAAATTGCGAAAACGCCGCAAGGTATCCGGCGACGCTTTTGGGGTTGATCGTGGCAACAGCCAACGCGTGAAAGTAAACATGCCGCGCCGGACGCTCTGACGCCGGAGCGGGTTTCGCTGCGTTCATCCAACCGCGAATGCCCATCCAGATCAGAAACCCGGCCCCGATCAGCTTGGCGACAAAGAAACCTGTTGGCGACGCGGCAATCAACGCAGTGATCCCCACTGCCGAGAGGATCAGGAACGCACTTGCCTGCGTTAGAATAGCCAGTACACCCAGCATAGCTTTTGGGAATGGCAGGCTCATCCCATTTGAGATGCAATTAACCGCATTCGGCCCCGGGGTGGTCACGAACACCACCCAGAACAAAGCGAATATGGTCCAGGCCTCGAAACTCATCAGTACACCGGCGGGGCGATAACCCAGATGGCCACAGCGGGCTCATCAAAGGGGTTGGACCAAGTGTAGGGCTCGTGCTTGATCCGGAAGCTATCGCCGGGGCCGACCTGAAAGCGGCGCGAGCCGATCGTCAGTTCCAGACGGCCTGAAACCATATAGCCGACTTCCTGCGTCGGCCGGTTTGCCGGGGTCTGCATCTGCGAATGCGGCTCAAAGGTCGAATGCACCATCTCGAAATCGTCGGTCAGGTCAGGCGAAAGCAGTTCTTCGATCAACCCTTCTTCGCCAGAGCCCATCGGGCGACGGGACCCTGCCCGCACAATATACCCTTGCTCATCCACCGGCGCAGCGGAATGGGCAAACAGCATCGACATCGGCACACCCAGACATTCGGCAATCTGGCGTAGATCCGAAATCGACGGCTCGGACATGTCACGCTCGACCTGGCTGAGCCAGCCAACGGACCGATCCAATCGGTTGGCGATCTCAGTCAGAGTCAGCCCGCGCGCCTTGCGCAGTGCGCGCAGATCGGCACCGAGGGAT
The Ruegeria sp. SCSIO 43209 genome window above contains:
- a CDS encoding GFA family protein; amino-acid sequence: MHTGSCLCGAVAFVVDGDLTPPNACHCGQCRKQSGHLWASTVTHQDNLRFTTSETLGWYRASDIAKRGFCRACGSFLFWQHNDEDTIAISVGSLDEPTGLKLAQHIFVADKGDYYDIKDDLPQRAH
- a CDS encoding LysE family translocator translates to MSFEAWTIFALFWVVFVTTPGPNAVNCISNGMSLPFPKAMLGVLAILTQASAFLILSAVGITALIAASPTGFFVAKLIGAGFLIWMGIRGWMNAAKPAPASERPARHVYFHALAVATINPKSVAGYLAAFSQFVQPNVPIWQQMAVIMPTALVITTLSYTGFTSLGALMGKAALGAVFNIWVRRVMATCFIIYGVLLGASSTPTARG
- a CDS encoding helix-turn-helix domain-containing protein; the encoded protein is MNSQAPHSASLGADLRALRKARGLTLTEIANRLDRSVGWLSQVERDMSEPSISDLRQIAECLGVPMSMLFAHSAAPVDEQGYIVRAGSRRPMGSGEEGLIEELLSPDLTDDFEMVHSTFEPHSQMQTPANRPTQEVGYMVSGRLELTIGSRRFQVGPGDSFRIKHEPYTWSNPFDEPAVAIWVIAPPVY